A window of Streptomyces sp. NBC_01689 genomic DNA:
ACCTCCCGATAATTCAGGACCGAGCGGCCGGCAAGGCCGGTCAAAAGCTTCTGATAAAGTCGGACTCGCCGAAAGAGAGCCGCAAGGCGTGAGTAGGCAAAGGCCCCTCCAACGGCCACTGGAAATGAATTCCGACCGGAAACGGAACGGAAAACGGATCTGGTAAAGTCGGAGTCGCCGGAAAGGGAAACGCGAGAGCGGGAACCTGGAAAGCGCCGAGGAAATCGGATACGGAAACGGTCTGATAGAGTCGGAAACGCAAGACCGAAGGGAAGCGCCCGGAGGAAAGCCCGAGAGGGTGAGTACAAAGGAAGCGTCCGTTCCTTGAGAACTCAACAGCGTGCCAAAAATCAACGCCAGATATGTTGATACCCCGTCTCCGGCCGATCGGTCGGGGCGAGGTTCCTTTGAAAAAGTCCTGCCTTTCGGGGCAGGCGCACAGCGAGGACGCTGTGAACCGGGGGATTATTCCTCTTCCGGTTCCGCTCTCGTGTGTGTTTCGCCGGATTACCGGTAAGCATTCACGGAGAGTTTGATCCTGGCTCAGGACGAACGCTGGCGGCGTGCTTAACACATGCAAGTCGAACGATGAAGCCCTTCGGGGTGGATTAGTGGCGAACGGGTGAGTAACACGTGGGCAATCTGCCCTTCACTCTGGGACAAGCCCTGGAAACGGGGTCTAATACCGGATAATACCTGCCTGGGCATCTGGGTGGGTTGAAAGCTCCGGCGGTGAAGGATGAGCCCGCGGCCTATCAGCTTGTTGGTGAGGTAGTGGCTCACCAAGGCGACGACGGGTAGCCGGCCTGAGAGGGCGACCGGCCACACTGGGACTGAGACACGGCCCAGACTCCTACGGGAGGCAGCAGTGGGGAATATTGCACAATGGGCGAAAGCCTGATGCAGCGACGCCGCGTGAGGGATGACGGCCTTCGGGTTGTAAACCTCTTTCAGCAGGGAAGAAGCGAGAGTGACGGTACCTGCAGAAGAAGCGCCGGCTAACTACGTGCCAGCAGCCGCGGTAATACGTAGGGCGCAAGCGTTGTCCGGAATTATTGGGCGTAAAGAGCTCGTAGGCGGCTTGTCACGTCGGGTGTGAAAGACCGGGGCTTAACCCCGGTTCTGCATTCGATACGGGCTAGCTAGAGTGTGGTAGGGGAGATCGGAATTCCTGGTGTAGCGGTGAAATGCGCAGATATCAGGAGGAACACCGGTGGCGAAGGCGGATCTCTGGGCCATTACTGACGCTGAGGAGCGAAAGCGTGGGGAGCGAACAGGATTAGATACCCTGGTAGTCCACGCCGTAAACGGTGGGAACTAGGTGTTGGCGACATTCCACGTCGTCGGTGCCGCAGCTAACGCATTAAGTTCCCCGCCTGGGGAGTACGGCCGCAAGGCTAAAACTCAAAGGAATTGACGGGGGCCCGCACAAGCAGCGGAGCATGTGGCTTAATTCGACGCAACGCGAAGAACCTTACCAAGGCTTGACATACACCGGAAACGGCCAGAGATGGTCGCCCCCTTGTGGTCGGTGTACAGGTGGTGCATGGCTGTCGTCAGCTCGTGTCGTGAGATGTTGGGTTAAGTCCCGCAACGAGCGCAACCCTTGTTCTGTGTTGCCAGCATGCCCTTCGGGGTGATGGGGACTCACAGGAGACTGCCGGGGTCAACTCGGAGGAAGGTGGGGACGACGTCAAGTCATCATGCCCCTTATGTCTTGGGCTGCACACGTGCTACAATGGCAGGTACAAAGAGCTGCGAAGCCGTGAGGCGGAGCGAATCTCAAAAAGCCTGTCTCAGTTCGGATTGGGGTCTGCAACTCGACCCCATGAAGTCGGAGTTGCTAGTAATCGCAGATCAGCATTGCTGCGGTGAATACGTTCCCGGGCCTTGTACACACCGCCCGTCACGTCACGAAAGTCGGTAACACCCGAAGCCGGTGGCCCAACCCCTTGTGGGAGGGAGCTGTCGAAGGTGGGACTGGCGATTGGGACGAAGTCGTAACAAGGTAGCCGTACCGGAAGGTGCGGCTGGATCACCTCCTTTCTAAGGAGCATCTAGGCTGCCAGGTTCGCCTGGTGGTCCAGGGCCATTACGTCGGCAAACGTTCGACGGTGGTTGCTCATGGGTGGAACGTTGATTATTCGGCACTTTCAGTCATCTCAGGCTGCCAGTACTGCTCTTCGGAGTGTGGAAAGCTGATCGGAGTGGCGAGGGTGTCGGGCACGTTGTTGGGTGTCTGAGGGTACGGCCGAAAGGCTGCCTTCAGTGCCGGCCCCAGTGAACTCCGGTTGTAGCCGGGGGTGATGGGTGGTTGGTCGTTGTTTGAGAACTGCACAGTGGACGCGAGCATCTGTGGCCAAGTTTTTAAGGGCGCACGGTGGATGCCTTGGCACCAGGAACCGATGAAGGACGTGGGAGGCCACGATAGTCCCCGGGGAGTCGTCAACCAGGCTTTGATCCGGGGGTTTCCGAATGGGGAAACCCGGCAGTCGTCATGGGCTGTCACCCATACCTGAACACATAGGGTATGTGGAGGGAACGCGGGGAAGTGAAACATCTCAGTACCCGCAGGAAGAGAAAACAACCGTGATTCCGGGAGTAGTGGCGAGCGAAACTGGATGAGGCCAAACCATATGCGTGTGAGACCCGGCAGGGGTTGCGTATGTGGGGTTGTGGGATTTCTCTTTCACGGTCTGCCGGCCGTGAGACGAGTCAGAAACCGTTGATGTAGGCGAAGGACATGCGAAAGGTCCGGCGTAGAGGGTAAGACCCCCGTAGTCGAAACATCAGCGGCTCGTTTGAGAAACACCCAAGTAGCACGGGGCCCGAGAAATCCCGTGTGAATCTGGCGGGACCACCCGCTAAGCCTAAATATTCCCTGGTGACCGATAGCGGATAGTACCGTGAGGGAATGGTGAAAAGTACCGCGGGAGCGGAGTGAAATAGTACCTGAAACCGTGTGCCTACAAGCCGTGGGAGCGTCGGATGTGTGCTTGCACATGTCTCGTGACTGCGTGCCTTTTGAAGAATGAGCCTGCGAGTTTGCGGTGTGTTGCGAGGTTAACCCGTGTGGGGAAGCCGTAGCGAAAGCGAGTCCGAATAGGGCGATTTAGTAGCGCGCTCAAGACCCGAAGCGGAGTGATCTAGCCATGGGCAGGTTGAAGCGGCTGTAAGAGGTCGTGGAGGACCGAACCCACCAGGGTTGAAAACCTGGGGGATGACCTGTGGTTAGGGGTGAAAGGCCAATCAAACTCCGTGATAGCTGGTTCTCCCCGAAATGCATTTAGGTGCAGCGTCGTGTGTTTCTTGCCGGAGGTAGAGCACTGGATAGGCGATGGGCCCTACCGGGTTACTGACCTTAGCCAAACTCCGAATGCCGGTAAGTGAGAGCGCGGCAGTGAGACTGTGGGGGATAAGCTCCATGGTCGAGAGGGAAACAGCCCAGAGCATCGACTAAGGCCCCTAAGCGTACGCTAAGTGGGAAAGGATGTGGAGTCGCACAGACAACCAGGAGGTTGGCTTAGAAGCAGCCACCCTTGAAAGAGTGCGTAATAGCTCACTGGTCTAGTGATTCCGCGCCGACAATGTAGCGGGGCTCAAGCGTACCGCCGAAGTCGTGTCATTGCAGCAATAGGGCCAACGCCCGCTGTGATGGGTAGGGGAGCGTCGTGTGCCGGGTGAAGCCGCGCCGGAAGGCAGTGGTGGACGGTTCACGAGTGAGAATGCAGGCATGAGTAGCGATACACACGTGAGAAACGTGTGCGCCGATTGACTAAGGGTTCCTGGGTCAAGCTGATCTGCCCAGGGTAAGTCGGGACCTAAGGCGAGGCCGACAGGCGTAGTCGATGGATAACCGGTTGATATTCCGGTACCCGCTGTGAAGCGTCAAACATTGAACCAGGCGATGCTAAGTCCGTGAAGCCGCCCTGGAGCCTTCGGGCGAAGGGGAGTGGTGGAGCCGACGGACCAGACCTGTAGTAGGTGAGTGATGGGGTGACGCAGGAAGGTAGTCCATCCCGGGCGGTGGTTGTCCCGGGGTAAGGGTGTAGGCCGTGTGATAGGTAAATCCGTCACACATTGAGGCTGAGACCTGATGCCGAGCCGATTGTGGTGAAGTGGATGATCCTATGCTGTCGAGAAAAGCCTCTAGCGAGTTTCATGGCGGCCCGTACCCTAAACCGACTCAGGTGGTCAGGTAGAGAATACCGAGGCGTTCGGGTGAACTATGGTTAAGGAACTCGGCAAAATGCCCCCGTAACTTCGGGAGAAGGGGGCCATCACCGGTGATGAGTCTTGCACTCTGAGCTGGGGGTGGCCGCAGAGACCAGCGAGAAGCGACTGTTTACTAAAAACACAGGTCCGTGCGAAGCCGTAAGGCGATGTATACGGACTGACGCCTGCCCGGTGCTGGAACGTTAAGGGGACCGGTTAGTCACTCTTCGGGGTGGCGAAGCTGAGAACTTAAGCGCCAGTAAACGGCGGTGGTAACTATAACCATCCTAAGGTAGCGAAATTCCTTGTCGGGTAAGTTCCGACCTGCACGAATGGCGTAACGACTTCTCGACTGTCTCAACCATAGGCCCGGTGAAATTGCACTACGAGTAAAGATGCTCGTTTCGCGCAGCAGGACGGAAAGACCCCGGGACCTTTACTACAGTTTGATATTGGTGTTCGGTTCGGCTTGTGTAGGATAGCTGGGAGACTTTGAAGCTCGCACGCCAGTGTGGGTGGAGTCGTCGTTGAAATACCAGTCTGGTCGTGCTGGATGTCTAACCTGGGTCCGTGATCCGGATCAGGGACAGTGTCTGATGGGTAGTTTAACTGGGGCGGTTGCCTCCTAAAGAGTAACGGAGGCGCCCAAAGGTTCCCTCAGCCTGGTTGGTAATCAGGTGTTGAGTGTAAGTGCACAAGGGAGCTTGACTGTGAGACCGACGGGTCGAGCAGGGACGAAAGTCGGGACTAGTGATCCGGCGGTGGCTTGTGGAAGCGCCGTCGCTCAACGGATAAAAGGTACCCCGGGGATAACAGGCTGATCTTCCCCAAGAGTCCATATCGACGGGATGGTTTGGCACCTCGATGTCGGCTCGTCGCATCCTGGGGCTGGAGTCGGTCCCAAGGGTTGGGCTGTTCGCCCATTAAAGCGGTACGCGAGCTGGGTTTAGAACGTCGTGAGACAGTTCGGTCCCTATCCGCTGTGCGCGTAGGAATATTGAGAAGGGCTGTCCCTAGTACGAGAGGACCGGGACGGACGAACCTCTGGTGTGCCAGTTGTCCTGCCAAGGGCATGGCTGGTTGGCTACGTTCGGGAGGGATAACCGCTGAAAGCATCTAAGCGGGAAGCCTGCTTCGAGATGAGTATTCCCACCCCCTTTGAGGGGTTAAGGCTCCCAGTAGACGACTGGGTTGATAGGCCGGATCTGGAAGGCGGGTAACCGCTGGAGGTGACCGGTACTAATAGGCCGAGGGCTTGTCCTCAGTTGCTCGCGTCCACTGTGTTGGTTCTGAAACCACGAACAACCGTCGTAGCCGTTTTGGCTGTGGCTCCGGTTGTGTTTCATAGTGTTTCGGTGGTCATAGCGTGAGGGAAACGCCCGGTTACATTCCGAACCCGGAAGCTAAGCCTTACAGCGCCGATGGTACTGCAGGGGGGACCCTGTGGGAGAGTAGGACGCCGCCGAACAAATATTGAGGAGACCCCCGTACCGGGAAATCGGTACGGGGGTTTTCTGCATTCAAAGTCCTTTTCTTCGAGGGGCCTCTTGGGACAAGAGGCCCCTTTTTTTGTGCCGGCTTACAGGCGGCCTGCTGCCTTGAGAGCGAGGTAGGCGTCCGCGAGGGCGGGGGGCAGGTCGTCCGGTGTCGCATCCACGACGGTGACTCCATGGCGCGTCAACTGGGCGGCCGTACGGCGGCGTTCCGCCTGGGCGTGAGCCGCTGCCGCAGCCTCGTACACGGCCTCGGCATCCCCTCGGGCCTCCGCCATACGGGCGATGTACGGATCGGCGACCGAGGCCACCAGGACCGTATGGCGGCGGGTGAGGCGGGAGAGGACGGGGAGCAGGCCCTCCTCCACCGGGGCGGCGTCGAGGGCCGTCAGGAGGACGATCAGGGAGCGGCGCGGGGCGGTGCGGAGGGCGGTGGCCGTCAGGCCGCGTGCGTCGGTCTCGACGAGCTCCGGCTCCAGGGTGGCCATCGCGGCGACCAGGGACGGCAGGACGTCGCCCGCCGAGCGGCCCTGGACGAGAGCGCGGACCCGGCGGTCGTAGGCGAGCAGGTCCACGCGATCGCCGGCCCGGGAGGCCAGGGCCGCGAGGAGGAGGGCCGCGTCCAGGGAGGCGTCCAGGCGCGGGGCGTCGCCCACACGGCCGGCCGAGGTGCGGCCCGTGTCGAGGACCAGCAGGATGTGGCGGTCCCGTTCGGGCCGCCAGGTGCGGACCGCGACCGTGGACCGGCGGGCCGTGGCACGCCAGTCGATGGAACGGGTGTCGTCGCCGGCGACGTACTCGCGCAGGCTGTCGAACTCGGTGCCCTCTCCGCGGGTCAGGACGCTGGTGCGGCCGTCGAGCTCACGCAGCCGGGCCAGCTTCGACGGGAGGTGCTTGCGGCTGGTGAACGGGGGCAGGACGCGCACCGTCCACGGGACCCTGTGGCTGCCCTGGCGGGAGAAGAGACCGAGAGGACCGTACGAGCGGATCGTGACGCGGTCCGCGTGCCGGTCGCCGCGGCGGGTCGGGCGCAGGCGGGTCGTCAGGCGGCGGCGTTCACCGGGCGGGACCGTCAGACGGTGGCGGGACGCGGCCGTCTCGGTGCCCGGTTCCCAGCTGCTCGGGGGCCAGGCGTCGCGCAGGCGGGCGCGCAGCGGGCGGCCCGAGGGGTTGGTGACGGTGAGGGTGACGTCGGCGGTCCCGCCCAGGCGTACCGACGTGTCGCCGGAGCGGGCGAGGCCGAGACGGCGTACGGGCGCGGCCAGAGCGGCGTCGCAGGCGCAGGCCAGCGCCAGGGGCGCGTTCACGGCGAGGATGCCCGTCCAACTCGGTTCCCAGATGCCGACGGGGAGAGTGCCGAGGGCCGCCAGGAGGGCGGCGCGGCCGGTGAGTGCCATCAGCGGGGGACGGGGACGTGGGCGAGGATCGCGTTGATGACCGAGTCGGTGGTCACGCCCTCCATCTCGGCCTCCGGGCGGAGCTGGATGCGATGGCGGAGCGTGGGGAGGGCCAGGGCCTTCACGTCGTCGGGGATGACGTAGTCGCGGCCGGTCAGCCAGGCCCAGGCGCGGGCCGTGGCGAGGAGGGCGGTGGCGCCGCGCGGGGAGACACCGAGGCTCAGGGACGGTGATTCGCGGGTGGCACGGCAGAGGTCCACCACATAGCCGGTGATCTCGGGGGAGACCGTGGTCTTGGCGACGGCGGCGCGTGCGGCTTCCAGGTCGGCCGGGCCGGCCACGGGGCGTACGCCGGCGGCGCGCAGGTCGCGCGGGTTGAATCCCTCGGCGTGCCGGGTGAGGACGTCGATCTCGTCCTGGCGGGAGGGGAGCGGGATCGTCAGCTTGAGCAGGAAGCGGTCCAGCTGGGCTTCGGGCAGGGGATACGTTCCCTCGTACTCGACCGGGTTCTGGGTGGCGGCGACGAGGAAGGGCTCAGGGAGCGGGCGGGGTGTGCCGTCGACCGTGACCTGACGTTCCTCCATCGCTTCGAGGAGGGACGACTGCGTCTTGGGCGGGGTGCGGTTGATCTCGTCGGCCAGCAGCAGGTTGGTGAAGACCGGGCCGGGCTGGAAGGAGAACTCGGCGGTGCGGGCGTCGTAGACGAGGGAGCCGGTGATGTCGCTCGGCATCAGGTCGGGCGTGAACTGGACGCGTTTGGTGTCGAGTTCCAGCGCCGAGGCCAGGGCGCGGACGAGCAGGGTCTTGGCGACTCCGGGGACTCCTTCGAGGAGTACGTGTCCGCGGCACAGGAGGGCGACGACGAGGCCGGTCACGGCGGGGTCCTGGCCGACCACGGCTTTGGCGATCTCGGCGCGCAGGGCTTCCAGGGAGGAGCGGGCTGCGCCCGGATCCCCGGCGTACCCGGCGTTGTCAGTGGTCGGATCCATCATGAACGGCGTACCTCTCTTTCGAGGGCGTCTAGGCGGTCGGCGAGGGAGACGAGGGCCGCGTCGTCGCGGGGCGGCGGGCCGAAGAGGAGGGTGTGCAGGGTGGGCTGTCCGTCGCCGTGGAGGTGGGCGGACAGGGCGGGGAGCAGGGCCTCGGGCGCGTGCGCCTGGGCGGGGGACACGCCGACGAGGGGAGCGAGGCGGGTGCGGGTGGCGGAGCGCAGGGCGTCGGCGGCGCGGTCGCGGGCGTCGGCCTTGCGGTAGAGGCGGGCGCGGCCCTCGACGGTCTCGGAGGCGCGGATCGCGACGGGCAGGCGTTCGGGTACGAGGGGGCCGAGCCGGCGCCCTCGCCAGAGGGCGGCCAGGGCCGCCGCGATGAAGAGCTGCAGTGTGCCCCAGAGCCAGCCGGAGGGCAGCAGGTCGAAGAAGGTCTTGTCGCCCGCGTCGGTCGCCGAGGTGTCGGAGAGCGAGGGGAGGTACCAGACCAGATGGGGGCGGGAACCGAGCAGTTGGAGGGCGAGCGAGGCGTTGCCCTGCCGGTCGAGACGGTTGTTGTAGAGGATGTCGGGGGCGCCGACGACGACGGTGTCGCCGTTTCCGGAGGCGGCGGGGATGCGCAGCAGGGTGGGCAGGCCGTCGCTGGGGTAGCAGGTGTCGGCGTCGAGGCCGGTGGTGGTGTAGCGGATGCCGCCGGTGTCGGCGCTGCCCGCGCGTCGGGCGGCCGGCAGGTCGCAGTCGGGCGGGAGCGTCGAGTCGAAGCTGATCGCGGGGTCGGCGGTGACGCCGGGGGCGAGGGTGTGGAGCGAGGGGGCTTCGGGGGCGATCAGGACGGTGCGGCCGCCGGAGGTGGCGGTGGCCCGGCGCAGGCCGGTCTGCTGGCTGTCGGTGAGCAGGTCGGGGGCGGCGACGAGCAGGGTGGTGTCGGGGCCGGCCGCGGCGCGTGCCTCGTCCAGGGTGGTGACCACGCGGGTGGAGACGCCGCGGTCGCTGAGGAGTTCGGCGGTGGCGCGGCTGCCGTAGGGGTCGGCGGAGCGGGGGTCGAGGCGGCCGTGCCGGTCTCCGGAGCGGACCGCGGCGATCGCCACGGCGGCCGCCAGCAGGACCACGACCGCGAGGGTGATGCCCCGGGCACGCGTCCACAGCCCGCGGGCGGTGGGCGAGACGGAGGTGGTGGCGGGGGTGCGGGCGGCCCCGGTCATGAGGCGGCTCCGTGGCCGGTGGGGCCTGCGCCGCCGGTGAGCACGGGTCTGCTGTGGTCCAGGTCGCGGTCGAGCTGGGCGAGGCGGTCGTACGTGCCCGGGTCGGCGGCCCGTCCGCCGTAGGTGACGGCGTCGAAGTCGGCGGCCGCGGCGCGCAGTCGGCCGGTGTGCGCGGGCAGGGTACGGCCCGCCTCGGCGGCCGCCTCGTCCGCCGTGCGGCCGGGGCGCGGGTCGAGGAGCGCGCGCTCCTCCAGGGAGCGGACGACGGCGCGCATGCGTTCCTGGACCGCCTGGTTCCAGTGGCCCTGGGCGGCGTGGGCCTCGGCCGCCGCGCGGTGTTCCGCGGCGCTGCGGGGGCGGTCGTCGAAGAGCGCGGGGGAGGAGGCGGGGGTGCGGTGCGGGGTGCCCAGGCGCCACCACAGGGCGGCGGCGACGGCGAGTACGGCCAGCACGATCACCAGGAGTCCGAGGGCGCCGCCGGGGGTCGCGGAGGACGCGGCTCCGAACAGTTTGTCGACCCAGTCCCAGAAGGCGTCCAGGGCGCGGCGGAGCAGGCTGGGGTCGTTCTCGTGGTAGATCCGTTTGGACAGTTCGCGTTCGGCGGCCTTCCGCGCGGGGTCGCGCGGGATCGTCACCGGTGGCTCGTCGCCGCCGCGCGGCAGCGCGAGGACGGTCCGGGTGCCGGTGTGCGGCAGCGCGCGCAGTGCTGTGGCGACTCCCCCCGCCGCGCTCACTCCGTCAGCTCCCCGCGGTGGTGCCGGGGGCGTGGGAGCCGTAGTCCGATACGCCGGCGGCGCGGGCCAGGTCGAGGTCGAGGGCCTCCCGGCGGATGCGCTGGTCGATGTAGAGGAGCACGGTGACGCCCGCGGTGATCGGGAAGGTGAGCATGGACCCGATGACCGAGCCGATCCCGCTGATGACGAGGAACGTCCAGCCGAGGCTGCCGTCGGTGCTGTTGAGGAATCCGCTGATGCCGTCGCCGCTGAGGGCCGCGGCGAGGACGGAGAACGGGATGACGACGATCGACGCGACGATGTTCGCGATGATCGTGGCGAGCAGCTGGATGCCGAAGATCCGCCACCAGGAGCCGCGTACGAGCTTCGCGGAGCGGGTCATCGACTTGAGGACGCCCTGCTTCTCCAGCATCAGCGCGGGCGAGGCGAGCGAGAAGCGGACCATCAGCCAGAGGGCGACGACACCCGCGCCGAGTCCGCCCAGGACGGCGAGCGCGGCGCCGCCGTCGCTCGAACCGGCGATCGCGACGAGTACACCGGGCAGGACACCGACGCCGATGATCGCGCCGGCGAGGAGGGGCAGCAGGAAGGTCAGTCCGAAGAGTCTCAGCAGCCGGGGGCGGGCGTCCCGCCAGGCCTCGGAGGCGGTCACGGACTTGCCGAGCACCGCGCGGCTGGTGACGGAGGTGAGCAGCGCCGTCGCGACGATGGTCCCGAGCAGGGTGATGAGCAGGACGACGCCCGAGCCGAGTGCCACGTCCCCGAGGGCATGGGTCAGTTCGCCGACGGTGGCACTCGGGTCGTCGAGGGCGTCGGTGCCGGCGGCGTCGTCGAGGAAGAAGCCCTGGAGCAGGATGACCGCGATCTGTGTGACGACGGCGACGGTCAGCGAGATGCCCAGCACCGTGCGCCAGTAGGTGCGCATCGTGGAGACCGCGCCGTCGAGGATCTCGCCGACGCCGAGCGGGCGCAGGGGGATGACACCGGGCTTGGCGGCGGGCGGCGGACCGCCCCAGTTGCCGCCCCAGCCGGCGGGGCCCCCTGGGCCTCCTGGGCCGCCCCAGGCGCCGTGTCCGCCGGGTCCCGTCGGGCCGCCGGGGCCGGGCGGGCGGCCGCCGCCCCAGCCGGAGCCGGGCGGGGGTGGCGGGGTGGGGCCGGGGCCCTGGGGGCCGGGCGCGGACCACTGGCCGGCGGGGGGCTGCGCCTTGGACCACTTCGACGGCGGCTCCGGCCGGTCGGTGCCGCCCTGGTCCGCGGGACGCTCCGGGGGCCGCGCGGTGCCGGAGCCGTTCGGCTCCTGCCCGTCGGAGGGGGCGGATCCGGGCGAGGCCCAGCCCGGAGAGTCGTTCATCGTCGCTCCTTCACGGTGCCCGTCCGCGGTGCGCGGCGGCAGGTTGGCAGCCATCGTGCCACGGTGTGCCCGGCGGGGGACCGGCCGCCGTATGGGCTGGACATCTTCAATTGTCCGCCGGGTACGGGGCAGACTGGGCGGATGGCTGATCAGTACGCGCAAAACCGCGAGCACGACGGGCCGATGGAGATACCGGCGATCCGCTGGGAGGAACCCCCCGAAGGGCCCGTGGTGGTCCTTCTCGACCAGACGCGGCTGCCGGCCGAGGAGGTCGAGCTGGTGTGCACGGACGCCCCGGCGCTGGTGGAGGCGATCCGCACGCTGGCCGTGCGGGGAGCGCCGCTGCTGGGCATCGCCGGGGCGTACGGTGTCGCGCTCGCCGCGGTGCGCGGTTTCGACGTCGAGGACGCCGCCGGTGCGCTGGCCGGTGCCCGGCCGACGGCGGTGAACCTCGCGCTGGGTGTGGGCCGGGCACAGGCGGCGTACCGTGAAGTGCTCGCCGGGGGCGGTGACCAGCAGGCGGCCGGGCAGGCGGCGCTCGCCGCCGCGCGGGCACTGCACGAGGAGGACGCCCGGGCCAGTGCCCGGATGGCGGTGCACGGGCGGGCGCTGCTGGACGAGCTGCTGCCGGGCGGCGGCCACCGGATCCTGACCCACTGCAACAGCGGGGCGCTGGTGTCGGGAGGGGAGGGCACGGCGTTCGCGGTGGCCCTCGCGGCGCACCGGGCGGGCCAGTTGCGGCGGTTGTGGGTGGACGAGACGCGCCCGTTGCTGCAGGGGGCGCGCCTGACGGCGTACGAGGCGGCGCGCAACGGGATGGCGTACACCCTGCTCACGGACAACGCGGCGGGATCGCTGTTCGCGGCGGGCGAGGTGGACGCGGTGCTCGTCGGGGCCGACCGGATCGCCGCCGACGGCTCGGTGGCGAACAAGGTGGGGAGCTATCCGCTCGCGGTGCTGGCGCGGTATCACCATGTGCCGTTCATCGTGGTGGCGCCGGTGACGACGGTGGATCCGGACACCCCGGACGGGGCGTCGATCGAGGTCGAGCAGCGCCCCGGGCACGAGGTGACCGAGCTGTCGGCACCGCAGGTGCCGGTGGCGGGAACGGAAGCGGGCGGCGGGATACCGGTGGCACCCCTGGGCACCCAGGCGTACAACCCGGCGTTCGACGTGACGCCTCCGGAGCTGGTGACGGCGATCGTGACGGAGGAGGGCGTGGTGTCGCCCGTGACGGCCGAGGCGCTCGCCGAGCTGTGCGCGAGGTCGCGCCGGGTGACGATCTAGGTCATGTCCGCGAAGTCGCGTCGTCCGCCCGGTGCGGCGAGAGCGCGTGCCGGGCGTCGCCGGGCGGGCGAGACTTCGCGGACACGACCCGGCGGCGCGGGCGGTGTCGCGCTGACCGACGGACCGGCTCCTCTTCCTCCCGGGATCGGTGGGGGAGGAGCCGTGACGTCGTCCCGCGGGTGGGCCGTCCGCGCCGGAGTCCGGTCGGCCGCCGTGCCCACCGGGCTGTAGGGTGCGCGCCCAGAGGGGGCGGCATGCCGGAGAGCGCGGATTGTCGGCGTACACCGCGGGGATCATCGAGGGTGCACCCGAGGAAAACGCGCTCCGGTCCCTGGCGGCAGCGGGCGCCGGGTCGGTGTACCGCGCCCCGACGCGTTCCGGCCGGGAGACCGCGCGCTCCCTCGTACGGCGGGCCCGCGTCCCCCGCCGACCTCGACGCCGACGGACAGGGGCAGACAGTGACGGCCCCGTCCGACTATCGTCACAGGCCAGTGAGCCTGCTCACCTGCACCTCCTTCACCGTTATGAGAATGGGATGATGTCGTTTATGAAGGGACGAGTCCTTGTCGTCGATGACGACACCGCACTGGCCGAGATGCTCGGC
This region includes:
- a CDS encoding DUF58 domain-containing protein, producing MALTGRAALLAALGTLPVGIWEPSWTGILAVNAPLALACACDAALAAPVRRLGLARSGDTSVRLGGTADVTLTVTNPSGRPLRARLRDAWPPSSWEPGTETAASRHRLTVPPGERRRLTTRLRPTRRGDRHADRVTIRSYGPLGLFSRQGSHRVPWTVRVLPPFTSRKHLPSKLARLRELDGRTSVLTRGEGTEFDSLREYVAGDDTRSIDWRATARRSTVAVRTWRPERDRHILLVLDTGRTSAGRVGDAPRLDASLDAALLLAALASRAGDRVDLLAYDRRVRALVQGRSAGDVLPSLVAAMATLEPELVETDARGLTATALRTAPRRSLIVLLTALDAAPVEEGLLPVLSRLTRRHTVLVASVADPYIARMAEARGDAEAVYEAAAAAHAQAERRRTAAQLTRHGVTVVDATPDDLPPALADAYLALKAAGRL
- a CDS encoding AAA family ATPase — its product is MDPTTDNAGYAGDPGAARSSLEALRAEIAKAVVGQDPAVTGLVVALLCRGHVLLEGVPGVAKTLLVRALASALELDTKRVQFTPDLMPSDITGSLVYDARTAEFSFQPGPVFTNLLLADEINRTPPKTQSSLLEAMEERQVTVDGTPRPLPEPFLVAATQNPVEYEGTYPLPEAQLDRFLLKLTIPLPSRQDEIDVLTRHAEGFNPRDLRAAGVRPVAGPADLEAARAAVAKTTVSPEITGYVVDLCRATRESPSLSLGVSPRGATALLATARAWAWLTGRDYVIPDDVKALALPTLRHRIQLRPEAEMEGVTTDSVINAILAHVPVPR
- a CDS encoding DUF4350 domain-containing protein; the encoded protein is MTGAARTPATTSVSPTARGLWTRARGITLAVVVLLAAAVAIAAVRSGDRHGRLDPRSADPYGSRATAELLSDRGVSTRVVTTLDEARAAAGPDTTLLVAAPDLLTDSQQTGLRRATATSGGRTVLIAPEAPSLHTLAPGVTADPAISFDSTLPPDCDLPAARRAGSADTGGIRYTTTGLDADTCYPSDGLPTLLRIPAASGNGDTVVVGAPDILYNNRLDRQGNASLALQLLGSRPHLVWYLPSLSDTSATDAGDKTFFDLLPSGWLWGTLQLFIAAALAALWRGRRLGPLVPERLPVAIRASETVEGRARLYRKADARDRAADALRSATRTRLAPLVGVSPAQAHAPEALLPALSAHLHGDGQPTLHTLLFGPPPRDDAALVSLADRLDALEREVRRS
- a CDS encoding DUF4129 domain-containing protein, which encodes MSAAGGVATALRALPHTGTRTVLALPRGGDEPPVTIPRDPARKAAERELSKRIYHENDPSLLRRALDAFWDWVDKLFGAASSATPGGALGLLVIVLAVLAVAAALWWRLGTPHRTPASSPALFDDRPRSAAEHRAAAEAHAAQGHWNQAVQERMRAVVRSLEERALLDPRPGRTADEAAAEAGRTLPAHTGRLRAAAADFDAVTYGGRAADPGTYDRLAQLDRDLDHSRPVLTGGAGPTGHGAAS
- a CDS encoding DUF7544 domain-containing protein, giving the protein MNDSPGWASPGSAPSDGQEPNGSGTARPPERPADQGGTDRPEPPSKWSKAQPPAGQWSAPGPQGPGPTPPPPPGSGWGGGRPPGPGGPTGPGGHGAWGGPGGPGGPAGWGGNWGGPPPAAKPGVIPLRPLGVGEILDGAVSTMRTYWRTVLGISLTVAVVTQIAVILLQGFFLDDAAGTDALDDPSATVGELTHALGDVALGSGVVLLITLLGTIVATALLTSVTSRAVLGKSVTASEAWRDARPRLLRLFGLTFLLPLLAGAIIGVGVLPGVLVAIAGSSDGGAALAVLGGLGAGVVALWLMVRFSLASPALMLEKQGVLKSMTRSAKLVRGSWWRIFGIQLLATIIANIVASIVVIPFSVLAAALSGDGISGFLNSTDGSLGWTFLVISGIGSVIGSMLTFPITAGVTVLLYIDQRIRREALDLDLARAAGVSDYGSHAPGTTAGS
- the mtnA gene encoding S-methyl-5-thioribose-1-phosphate isomerase; protein product: MADQYAQNREHDGPMEIPAIRWEEPPEGPVVVLLDQTRLPAEEVELVCTDAPALVEAIRTLAVRGAPLLGIAGAYGVALAAVRGFDVEDAAGALAGARPTAVNLALGVGRAQAAYREVLAGGGDQQAAGQAALAAARALHEEDARASARMAVHGRALLDELLPGGGHRILTHCNSGALVSGGEGTAFAVALAAHRAGQLRRLWVDETRPLLQGARLTAYEAARNGMAYTLLTDNAAGSLFAAGEVDAVLVGADRIAADGSVANKVGSYPLAVLARYHHVPFIVVAPVTTVDPDTPDGASIEVEQRPGHEVTELSAPQVPVAGTEAGGGIPVAPLGTQAYNPAFDVTPPELVTAIVTEEGVVSPVTAEALAELCARSRRVTI